Genomic window (Erythrolamprus reginae isolate rEryReg1 chromosome 3, rEryReg1.hap1, whole genome shotgun sequence):
tttttcaaattattttatgcAAAAGCAAAAGTGATCTATGTATTAATTAACAATCCCTTTTTATAGAGCCAGCTGACTATATATATGCCAACATTCCAGACCTTCCAAAGCCTTTCAAACCTTCTGCACTTAAAAAAACAAGCCATCTACAAACAGACGATGAAGAAGAGAATAGAAAAGGTACAGATTAATAGTCGAATTCAAGGAAAAACCATATGTACGGTCTTACATTTAGAAAACAACCTCAGTGCcataaaaaaagcacatttgTTTGTTGCCAGTTGTTATTTCATAAGTTCATAAGAAATTACATCTGATCAACATTTTCTGACTTGTTGCCCTCTAGATGCATTCCATTCCATGTAATCACATTAACAGAAATTATGACTTGggagcagtgttctctctaaaaaattttgggggtgggcggaaaagtatagtgtctgagtggcagtccctttgggactgggcgacacagaaatactgtaataataaaatttccctctcggcttctgggcaggtttggaaaactctgagttgatgatgatttttaagtgagcgattgctcactgctcagcttagagggaactatgcttgggaGTGTTTAAATTGTTGAAGTTCCATATGTGGGTTTTGCTTCACTGTGAAACAGGTTCACAtttccacaatttttttttaatgttggagAGCTGAGACTTATTCTTAGCTCAGATATGATAAAGCTGTCAGTAACTACCATATTTTATGGACTAcaagatgcaccggtgtataagacgcaccaagatttagaagaagtaagtaagaaaaaaatgtttttgtcctccctagcccccaggagcactctgcaggcctcccaaaccttttgcgtgccccatttttggcaaaaaggtgaaaaatgggggcatttttgcaaaaataaaaaagtggGGGAGCACAGAAGGTTTGACAGAGTGCTTCTCTGGAGGCTATGGGAAGGCAAAGATcccctcatttttgcaaaaagaaaaatggcccattttcacaGAAACAGGGACATTTTTCTcttccccccagccccccagaagcactcttcAGGCCTCCCAAATCGCCTGCGCActctatttttgtgaaaaatggcacatgttttgcaaaaatgggatgcgcagGCAggactttgggaggccaaaaatggctgcattcagtgtgTAGGATGCACCGacgtttccaccctctttttttttttgaggggacAGGTACGTCttctactccaaaaaatacagtatatcaccATATACCTTCATGTAGTGAAATCCTTTGGCACATGATTTAATTTTGCTCACTCATATATTGTAGCCACAGCCTAGAATCTGGCAGGATACGTATATACCTTTTATTTAGAAAGTtatagctttagtttggcaagattctgtccattaGGTGTAAACAAATAAAGGATTAGGGTGCATTGGATTTCACTGTGTGGTCTCTAGGCTTAACAATATCATTAGCTAATTGCCTTTTAAAAGGTTGCTTGCTTTTTTCCCTCCAGCATTGTTTGCTATGGAAATTAAAGTAAAAAAAGACATGAAGACTGGGGAGAGTACAGTTTTGTCAACAATACCCCTTCCTTCAGAAGAATTTAAAGGAGCAGGAGTCAAAGTGTATGACGATGGCAGAAAGTCTGTCTATGCGGTGTGTGCCAATGGGAGCGTAAAGAATGATGAAGTGGATGATCTTGCTCCAGTTGAAGTGGAGGATATGTTACGACAAGCCACTGAGAAACAATCCAAGTCTCCCACTGAATATCATGAGCCAGTATATGCCAACCAATTTTGCAGACCCAGAACTCCTCAAAAGAATAAATTCATCCAAGAAGCAAATGATGGAAAAGATAACATCCAGAATAAGACCGACCACCTCGATCATTTTTCTAATGAACCTGTTGATAAGGATAAATGGCATGATATTAAAAAAGATGGTCTAGATATTTCAAAGACCTGCCAGCAGAACTCTCACTGTCCAGTTAGTCAATCATTAGGAAGGCCCTTACAGGCTAGTCCTCAAAATAAGCTAGTATCTTCTGCCCAAAGAGAAGCTACCCAAGAAACTGCTCCACCATATCAAAAGATGAAGGAATATCAGGATGAGATCAGAAACTCTTCTCCAACAACACTGGAGAGTGAGGATAGTTATCGCGTGGTCCAAGCTGTGCCATGTTATGTGGATGATACAGAAGAACCGGTTACAATGATTTTCATGGGATACCAACATGTGGACGATGAAgaactaaataaaaaaatatgtggaTACGATGGGATTATCCATGCGGAACTTGTTGTCATCAGCGATGACAGTGAagatgaagggaaaaaaattgagaCACCTCTTTATCATCCAGTGGGTCCTTATAGTCAGGTCTATCAGCCATCCAATCAGACATGTGCAGTTTCACAAACTAAAACTTCGGGAGACAACATCAAGAAACCACTTTACAAAAATTCCATGTCACTGAaagaacaagaagaaagtttGAGCTGTTCTACTTTTAATGGTCAACTTGATGGCCACTTAGCAAGTGATGGAACAGAAGAACCTTCCTTAACAGGTAAAAAAAGGGGAAAGTCACTGCATTGTTGTGTTCTCATGTAGCAGATTcattacatacagtggtacctcggtactcgaccacaatttgttccagaagtgtggttgagaaccgatttggtcgagtaccgaatttatttatcccataggaaataatggaaatggatttaattggttcccagcccctgttaactcgctgggaaccaattaaatctattttctttatttccaatgggataaataaattcggtactccaagctgcaggaagggtgggggctgctacaatcccagcagcttcaggggctGAGGAACTCTATAAGATCtctaagctgcaggaagggtgggggctgctgcaatcctggcagcttcagggggctcctttcttcattgcttcctcttattacctgtaagcagctgcaaaaactttctccttcccggtggctgcttccctttgaggagcaacagcgccgggaacgtcacgtaatgaagagaAGCTGCTGGAGCGTTGGCaaatgctgagatggctccggcggcttcccttcatcacgtgacgttcccagcgctgttgctactcgaagggaagccgccgccgggaaggagacagtttttgcagctgcttacaggtaataagaggaagcagtgaggaaaggagccccccgaagctgctgggattggagcagcccccacccttcctgcagcttggagcttttatagagctcctcagcccccccgaagctgccaggattgtagcagcccccacccttcctgcagcttggagctcttagagagctcctcagctcactgaagctgctgggattgcagcagcccccggcggtaacatttcggataaagaacaaaattttctctggctgttcggtatctgaatttttgttcagataccgaagcaaatttttgccgaaaattttgttcgttatccgaaatgtacgagaacaaagattcgagtaccgaggtaccactgtatattactcTCTTCCCCTTGTTTTTCATTTCAATTCTAATTTATCTGTTACCTCTAAACCATTTCCTCCTGCTTTTCTAAATTCTAATCCACCCTTCCTCACATTCTTCTAGTGAATTCCCATTTTCCATAATCCCTTGCTGACATCTTCAATGGCTGAGTTGAGCTGAACATACTATGTTGATTATATATCATAGAAAATGAAGTCCAATACATCTGGAGGGCTGCAGATTGAGGAAGCTTGTTTGAGTGCTTCATTTAGTTTTAAATACTCTGCAATCATAGCACTTTGAAGGATCTAAGTGGTCAGAATAGAAAGTTTGTTTAATATTACTAAAATCAGATCAGAATAACAATGCAAATCAGATATTTAACTTTCTAATTTAAGCATGTTTTGAAAACAGGATTTAAGAATTCTCATTGCACCTATGCAATATatggcaaatcaaatcaaattgcaTTTTGGTGATTAAATAATAACCATTCTTTCCATTTTTGGAATTTACTCATATGTCTTGCTTTAACCATTATTGAATTGTGCCTGTTTCACTTGATAGGACTTGATGCAACTTTTAATATATAACTTTTAACCTGTTTTAACAGAATGCCTGTTTTAATAATCAGAAATAACAGACATCCGTTTCTGTCTGTACATTAATCTCAGACTGTGTATCTACCTTTAATAAAAACTGTTACATTTTCTAATCTTTTGCACGAGATCATCTCACTATTAATCTTTTGCattcaaaatgttttacagatctTAATAGCCTTAAAATCAAGTAGCTTCAAAAGTTCATATTTTTATTCTGCATCCAGGCAAACACAATTAATAGTAGTTTTCTTCAACAAGCACAAAACAGATAGCACAATCTGCACACAATTAAGCCTTTTGTTCATGCAAGCCCACATTTGGTCTAAGATGAAATGTTTGCTTTTCATTTAAGAGGCTCTAAATTGGTCTTTTAATTCTATTCAGTGGACAAAGCAAAGAAAGGATGCAGTATCTTCCCTTTATTCATTATTGCTTAAGTACTGAACAAGAAGTTATATTGAGAAATAAGAGCATCACTTAGAATGTCTAGGGGACAATGTCTTCCTTGGCGGATGTTTAGAGATCCCAACTGCTGATTCAGATCTCAGGTCTTATGATGTGGTTGGAATATAAAGAGAAGTGCAGGTGAAAGCAACAGCTGAACTTTCTTTCATCAGTTAACAAAAACATTACATTTGCTAGCAATCAACCACATCTGCCCTATTTATTCTTGAACTTTCCAGAATAATTTTACCGAAGAAAAAGTTACCTTGATGAACTAGTACAAAGTTCTAGTCTCATTCAGTGCTTAGAGTTTGCAGCCATCTCTTTACAGACAAGattcatacatgcaaacatacactCTTTGCAAAAACGTATTGACAAATGAAGGCCAATCTTTCCTGATTTATAACAATCATATCCTTAATTAATAAACCCTGAGATTTAGAATAGATATGAAGAATATAAAGCTTTCCAGATattcaactgatttttttttctagtttgcaAGTCTCTTAAAGATTGATATTAATCTTAAAAGTCTCTACTCTCTCGGCAGAAGCACTGAATCCTGCCTTGTGGACTTACATTAATGGCTATAGAACCTTTCAGGCACTCTGTTTTCTGCAGAAAAAGTAGTGGAAGTATTGTTGCAACATAAGCAGCAGATAATTAGAGgtcatcaaacttggcaactttgagacttgttgacttcaactcccagaggtctccagccagcatagcatagctggctggagaattctgggagcagaagtccacaagtcttaaagttgccacgtttggagaTCCCTATGATAGATCATAAGCTTTCACAATACTGTACTATGATTCAGTTAGCATAGCATTTGGGCCAAGATACACCTCAACCTGGACTGGCCTTAAAGGTGCTGCACTGTTGACTATAATTCTTTTACCTGGAAGCTGTCAGAGAAGTTTGGAAGCATATATTCAGGTCTAATTCCTAACTCTCATTATCTCAGCGTGAGTTGTTCATGGCAGGCTGATTGGCAGAACTCCCTACACATTTGTCTAATGCAGAGTTGGGTTCCTGCAgttttggaccggttctataggaCCGGTAGCAGGAATTTTTCCCTGCTGGCCATGCCCCGGAACTGTCTCTGGGCAGTGCTATAGGTGTCGccattttggttttttatttCTGCACACACAGAGAAGGTGTTtttagcttttgtgcatgtgtagaagcggAATTTTCGGCACTACACATGCGAATGCGCCCACGCGGTGCGGGAGGAAGCaagccagcagcaaggtaagttagaacccatctctGGTCCAATGTGGCATTCCTTCCCAGTTTGCCTAACTCACAGAGCTTGACAGTAGCTTGCAATTTATAGCTTGATGTCACATGCTAAAATGCCAGTTCAATAGTAGCAGACCGATACTGTATAGGAGAGAGAGCAATGTCTACTTATGAAAGGAACAGCTGGTATAGTCTTATACGTGCCTCACATTCTTGAGTGATGAGAGATTGCAAAGTTGATAGCTGTCCAAGTTTGGTTTCCCTTGggtagggaaaaaaaatattggagatATAAACATTAGAGATGAACATAATGGAGTCCAAGAGCACATTTCTACAAGGAgctaatgtagaaacatagaagattgacggcaggaaaagacctcatggtccatctagtctgcccttatactatttcctgtattttatcttaggatggatatatgtttatcccaggcatgtttaaattaagttactgtggatttaccaaccacgtctactggaagtttgttccaagcatctagtactctttcagtaaaataatattttctcacgttgcttctgatctttgccccaactaacctcagattgtgcccccttgttcttgtgttcattttcctattaaaaacacttctctcctgaaccttgtttaaccctttaacctatttaaatgtttcgatcatgtctcccccccttcccttctgtcctccagactatacagattgagttcattaagtctttcctgatacgttttatgcttaagacctcccaccatttttgtagcccgtctttagaccccttcaattttatcaatatctttttgtaggtgagatctccagagctgaacacagttttccaaatgtggtctcaccatacagcaggatcacaatctccctctttctgcttgttatacttctagctatgcagccaaccattctacttgctttccctaccgcctgatcgcATTGTTCACCCAATGTGCTGCATAATATGTATCAATCAAATTTATACACCACCCACCTCCTCTAAGGGattctgagtggtttacaaagaacattgtaaaataataaagcatAGTTAAGgatgaaattaaaaacaaaagtaaaatttacaagttaaaagtaaaaaataagagTTAAGAAATAAAGTTAAAAGGGATATAGCTTCACCACTATTTTCCATAAACAAAATCTGACTAAGCTCCTTTAAACAGGAGGGTACTGGATTAAACCATCTTGATGATGGCGCAGAGGAGAAACTATTGAGAAAGATACTTTATTGCATGATTATCCTGAATATTATTTGAATTTCCCTGCAGGGCAATCTAGCAGCAGATTTGGTGATTGCTGAGAGATTCAAGAGAGTAGAAAAAGGAAATACCTATATACACAGTATAAAATTTAACTGAAACTGAGTTGCCATCCATTTGCCTTTAAAAGAAAGATTAGAAGTGACTCTCCTGAGCTCAGTTTCAAGTGATTTCACAGCTGTATCTCCTGGCAATATTATGGGAATAATTTGACATTGTCTTCTGTTGAGCTATTTGATTTCCCTGTCTGACCTACAAACCTGGAGATTCTTAGTAATGGTCTGATTGTgcttacctttttttctttgggggaaggaaggagatcaGGCAGTGGGTGTTAGTCATGATTGCTAGTCCTGGATAAAATTCACCATGCCTTGGGACACCAATTGTAGGAAATATCAGCCAAGCTGAGAAACAATCATTCTTGGACATATTCATTTTCAAGCAGATCCAAACCAAAATATATTGGTGTCTAAATCTCAAGTCAAATCTCTCTCAGTATTACTTGTGCTGAATATTTCATCTTTGTAAGGTCTATCTGTTGTAAAACGAATACAGGATTATTTCAGGGCTATTTGTATGCATTTTGTGTACATATTTTCCTACCACTCAAGCATCTTTTTCACATGTTTCTCTGTTTTTCTGCATACTTCTCTAATAATCTGGCCTGAACAGTTGTTCTAATTCTGGATAATTTCTGGAACCGTAAACTACACGTGCGCACACAAAAATGTGAATGATAACTTGGAAATCTAGATTCTCTGTAATGTTGTGGGAGCAATCCCAGCTTGGCAGTCTGTTTTGATAGGCCAAATTCCCCATctgtgttgtatatactcctggtcagttggaggattaTGAAGAAATGGAGGCCTCTGAtatagatagtgtttatgaagtagtggggggggcggggttacaggtagtagaacaggtgggaggccagccacaggatggggctatgagttcaggatctagcgaggaagaatcagacgcacACTGGgtaaaccctaaattcagaagggcccaaaaacgtagagaacaggtgtctggaagaagatattaaggggaggaatgggttaaatactgtagtgatttatttggcacgtcaggggttcatgggggaagaagggtggagtttcaatgttgccgaaGAGAAATAATGGAGGTTTTCCGTGTCgttcccaagtaagcaaaagtattctgtgttgattaacagtcagttctgctgttttagagatcatgctgttaggaaataaatcttgttaagtggagaaggagaaggaatgtgagaaatgcaattAAGGAAGATAACGGGCCAAGAGATAGGgccagtatgaaatgtgtttgcatccggaagagaagataataaaatggagtttctttgtttatgaaataatgcatttaataagagttatt
Coding sequences:
- the PALMD gene encoding palmdelphin isoform X3, with protein sequence MQNQHQEDQNQIKKLEQNILRLEQEIEDLEKEELIISVKEKAILKKLKSVERTTEDIIKSVKVERVETTEEPADYIYANIPDLPKPFKPSALKKTSHLQTDDEEENRKALFAMEIKVKKDMKTGESTVLSTIPLPSEEFKGAGVKVYDDGRKSVYAVCANGSVKNDEVDDLAPVEVEDMLRQATEKQSKSPTEYHEPVYANQFCRPRTPQKNKFIQEANDGKDNIQNKTDHLDHFSNEPVDKDKWHDIKKDGLDISKTCQQNSHCPVSQSLGRPLQASPQNKLVSSAQREATQETAPPYQKMKEYQDEIRNSSPTTLESEDSYRVVQAVPCYVDDTEEPVTMIFMGYQHVDDEELNKKICGYDGIIHAELVVISDDSEDEGKKIETPLYHPVGPYSQVYQPSNQTCAVSQTKTSGDNIKKPLYKNSMSLKEQEESLSCSTFNGQLDGHLASDGTEEPSLTALRMRMAKLGKKVI
- the PALMD gene encoding palmdelphin isoform X1 is translated as MAQRMEEEELLKERFQAITDKRKLQEEITQRRLKVEEEKLKHQHLKKKALREKWLWDGLSTLSPEEQKEMQNQHQEDQNQIKKLEQNILRLEQEIEDLEKEELIISVKEKAILKKLKSVERTTEDIIKSVKVERVETTEEPADYIYANIPDLPKPFKPSALKKTSHLQTDDEEENRKALFAMEIKVKKDMKTGESTVLSTIPLPSEEFKGAGVKVYDDGRKSVYAVCANGSVKNDEVDDLAPVEVEDMLRQATEKQSKSPTEYHEPVYANQFCRPRTPQKNKFIQEANDGKDNIQNKTDHLDHFSNEPVDKDKWHDIKKDGLDISKTCQQNSHCPVSQSLGRPLQASPQNKLVSSAQREATQETAPPYQKMKEYQDEIRNSSPTTLESEDSYRVVQAVPCYVDDTEEPVTMIFMGYQHVDDEELNKKICGYDGIIHAELVVISDDSEDEGKKIETPLYHPVGPYSQVYQPSNQTCAVSQTKTSGDNIKKPLYKNSMSLKEQEESLSCSTFNGQLDGHLASDGTEEPSLTALRMRMAKLGKKVI
- the PALMD gene encoding palmdelphin isoform X2, translated to MQDKMEEEELLKERFQAITDKRKLQEEITQRRLKVEEEKLKHQHLKKKALREKWLWDGLSTLSPEEQKEMQNQHQEDQNQIKKLEQNILRLEQEIEDLEKEELIISVKEKAILKKLKSVERTTEDIIKSVKVERVETTEEPADYIYANIPDLPKPFKPSALKKTSHLQTDDEEENRKALFAMEIKVKKDMKTGESTVLSTIPLPSEEFKGAGVKVYDDGRKSVYAVCANGSVKNDEVDDLAPVEVEDMLRQATEKQSKSPTEYHEPVYANQFCRPRTPQKNKFIQEANDGKDNIQNKTDHLDHFSNEPVDKDKWHDIKKDGLDISKTCQQNSHCPVSQSLGRPLQASPQNKLVSSAQREATQETAPPYQKMKEYQDEIRNSSPTTLESEDSYRVVQAVPCYVDDTEEPVTMIFMGYQHVDDEELNKKICGYDGIIHAELVVISDDSEDEGKKIETPLYHPVGPYSQVYQPSNQTCAVSQTKTSGDNIKKPLYKNSMSLKEQEESLSCSTFNGQLDGHLASDGTEEPSLTALRMRMAKLGKKVI